Genomic DNA from Gossypium hirsutum isolate 1008001.06 chromosome A01, Gossypium_hirsutum_v2.1, whole genome shotgun sequence:
tgtttctatagaaactagactcgaaaaggaatctataaatatatggcatggcttataattatctctggttaatttataatgaatttccaaagtcggacagggaatccaaaaactgttctggccctgttttgcAAAAACTttaaatctcataaaatactgttatatgatcatttcattacttccctatgaaatagattcatcaggttaattacataatttattcactatttaattccattcttactgttttagtgatttttcaaatccacaccactgctgctgtcagcatctgttattaggtagactttacctatttcatagtttccatgattcaactagccctttagcatatatagcacaaaatatgatcatgattaaccattccaatggctaatcgtttccaaacattttcatacctcttaatgaacaacataAAAAACGATTgtaatactatgctcaaagtgtatataagccattttcgcatggctatccaaatttatacaaaccaaagggtacatgaccaacaacaaaaagggtagtcctatacatgccattttcagagttcaaccaaagtgtaccaaagggctttgatagtgtggacgactttgacttcgacaatcccgagtccgatagctgatgaaccaaatctataaacagagattcaaagaacggagtaaggatttaatgcttagtaagttttgagcaatgaaattaggcacaactgaagtatagcattcatataactaaacggataatttcatatacacatattcacaacaatcagtcctacttcacatttcttacccttatattcatacataagggatcaacttaaccaaagccggaagctcattaatcgactgagcgaataatatttaacggaatcactactcaaatgcatatacgaaacgtacctcatcgttgggattttacgagcgtgttaattgaaattattacagcaaggtcgctcttcccaaccaagtaccttcggggtttagccggatatagctactcgctcaaatgccttcgggacttagcctggttatagtaactcgcacaattgccttcgggacttagcccggaaatagtaactcgccacaatgccttcgggacttagcccggaatagtaactcgcacaatgccttcgggacttagcctggaaatagtaactcgcacaaataccttcgggacttagcccggttatcatccgagtattcatacaatatcaataaatcatgacacatctctatttcatttcataactagaattcaaacacaagtcacctATTAAGCattccattttcggctcaatagccacttaCAAACAGCATTGTctggtttgctttatgacatgatctctatgcacatacggctacctgtcatacgtatagactaatttaACTCAACACATagttcaagtagaatcattatatcaccggtatatttgttatgctcatacgtcatgacttaatcaaatcataaactaagtctcattactcgaaaaacttacctcggatgttgtcgaacgatttcgatggctattcgatcactttttccttccctttatcggatttagttcccctttgctcttgagcttaatattaacaaataaatgatttaatcattttgaacatcaaagaggaattcaaggtacttagccttatatattaggcattagagtcatatatgtatgaaatccgaatcaaattcaacatattagccaatatgtctccttagccgaattttctaagtcaagataaagccatcaatatgcttaccttaTGGCGAACATACAcacaacctatgtactcattcatgtggccgaatatgcatgtctatgttgaggcgattgtattacttaatacattctacaaatatggtcacttgtttgactaaaataccattttgtttcaagttcaaaactcggctaatacacatatatacactagaaatcaatactaacatttgcacttcccttatagctagcttagcaaaccttgatttaatataattgttcataacacaatttaagctactctccattccatcaattccaaaacacatacattactcataatgttcaaaattatattcggccttagcacacaacttgctagctgattcttctccagctagcaactaatgcacatgtgtgctcatttgttagactctacttcatctaacacaaccatatttttcttctacttctaccatggccgaatgctcagatacctcaataccgaaacttttaacttgggttgcttaaagacttggtgatgagttcaaatttatctaacacctcaagcatcataacacatccatatagctaacatgctaatagtatcaaggcttcaccgaaacttttgaagcctcttagtcgaatctAACTCTCTATACCccatccatccatgagatagttagatttgataatcatccaagggatgtatgactttcaaagcaacattaataCCTTATCTAGTGACCCCTAGCGTTTTCTCCAAGCttttccttcctttctttccttattCGCAAGTGTTCGattgaacacttttttttttttctttctcaattccgGAATGAGGGGACTGGATGAGACATTTTTTTTCTAtatcctccctttgcattactttaatactaaccccttttttttatttcttttctacaTACACCTAACACACTgttttacaacatgtttccacccatagcatggcggGCCACTAGCTCATTTTTtagggtaatttgacatgcaaacccatcatttttataacatgcattaataggccacttttacatttgcTAGCCATTCCTAACTCATTCTTTTAAATTCTCCCATAAGTCCTATTTTACTAAATTCACCtagaattaacaaaattcaatatgaaatttttcacacatgcatatatatcataataagcatcaaaatgacagctaattatttttatgactcgattttgtggtccgaaaccacttcccgactagggtcacattagggctgtacacaactctccccacttaagaaattgtcgtccccgaaatcttaccggtaaatagtgTTGAGgtaacgttctttcatagagttctcggttttcccaagtagcttcttcgatttcgtgtttgagccataacacttttattAACGGACCCTTTGTTTCGCACTCTTCATTTACGAGCTAGATCGAATCGTTCTTCTTCTTATCATGTCGGATTGAATTTCTCCTGTTGGATTAATTAGTGTGTGGATAGATCTTTACTGTCGAGCTCGCTGAAGACGTTTGTGTTTTTCTTTCAGGGGGGCAATATCTATAGAATGACCAATTTTTTCGGTATTTTTTCTTCTTAAGGCTATGAACCTTTGGTATCTCAGTTTTCCACTTACGTTTAAATCTTTCTCTTTTNNNNNNNNNNNNNNNNNNNNNNNNNNNNNNNNNNNNNNNNNNNNNNNNNNNNNNNNNNNNNNNNNNNNNNNNNNNNNNNNNNNNNNNNNNNNNNNNNNNNNNNNNNNNNNNNNNNNNNNNNNNNNNNNNNNNNNNNNNNNNNNNNNNNNNNNNNNNNNNNNNNNNNNNNNNNNNNNNNNNNNNNNNNNNNNNNNNNNNNNNNNNNNNNNNNNNNNNNNNNNNNNNNNNNNNNNNNNNNNNNNNNNNNNNNNNNNNNNNNNNNNNNNNNNNNNNNNNNNNNNNNNNNNNNNNNNNNNNNNNNNNNNNNNNNNNNNNNNNNNNNNNNNNNNNNNNNNNNNNNNNNNNNNNNNNNNNNNNNNNNNNNNNNNNNNNNNNNNNNNNNNNNNNNNNNNNNNNNNNNNNNNNNNNNNNNNNNNNNNNNNNNNNNNNNNNNNNNNNNNNNNNNNNNNNNNNNNNNNNNNNNNNNNNNNNNNNNNNNNNNNNNNNNNNNNNNNNNNNNNTTGAACCGGATTTCCTGGGCATTCTGTGTGTATCTGGAAGCTGCTTCAGTTTTACCTCAGTTGCGAGTGATGCAAAACACCAAGGTAAAAATTACTTAGATGGcagatataattttataaataaggtTTATAAGATTACCATGTTTAACTCACCTTTTTGTGCTTTCAGATTGTTGAGCCTTTTACAGCTCATTATGTGTTTGCGTTGGGTGTTGCAAGGTTCCTCAGCTGTGCTCACTGGGTTCTCCAGGTTTGATCTTGTGACGTTAAGTTGAACATGATTGGTTTTCCGTTAGTCATGTATTAACACTAGCTATTTTGAAAGTGAGACCCAGTCTGTGCATTAAGTGGATACTAGTCTGTTTATTGTAAAATTTATCTACTTAGGAAAAAGAAAGATAGCTTCAGCCTGCATGATTAATGATCCTGAAGGTTGAATTGAATGCTTATTGTGTGAGTGTGGTTGTTGGTTCTAGATGTTAGTTGATGCCATTTTAATTAGCCTCCTGTGTCAACATAAGTGTTTTTGTGTGGAAGGGAAACCTTCTGTATGATGCTGGTTCGAGAAGCATTTTTTTGAGTCATTATGAGTGTGATTGTTCTAAGATGTTAATTCATTCTCTACTGCTTTCAACAGGTTTTAGACAGCCGAGGCCGCTTGCTGGTAGCCCTGGGTTATGGATTGTGGCCTTCTATGGTTCTTATATCGGAAATTGTTCAAACTTTCATTTTAGCAGACTTCTGTTACTTTTATATCAAGAGGTTGGTTATAACCTTTGCAATGTGAAACTAACTTATTCTAAGCCGAACTACGTTTCATTGTTTTACTTACATTATTATCATTTATGCTTTTGCAGTGTCTTTGGAGGGCAGCTTGTTCTCCGTCTACCCTCTGGGGTGGTCTAAGTGAAGATGCTATTTTGCTGTGGTCGACAAGCTTGCTGCCGAAAGAAAACATAGCTTGGTTACTAATGTGACTAGGTGTTCTTGTTTAATTTCTGGTTTTTGCTCTCAGCACATTTCTTGTGACTGCAATTAGTGGATTGTTTGTAAATTTCGGGATGCAGAAACTTTGGGTGGATATTTATAGGGAAGCATTTCATAGATGGTTTAGTTTATGGTATCAAATGCCTAACCTGCTGCTAATATGAAGTTATTTATTATAGACTATTCCTACATGTGGAGGTGAAGAAAGTTATACCTTGCTttgtcaaaatatcattcattttCAAGAGTATTATCATACATGAACAGAAGTGAATGTTACAAGTAATGTCTATTCGTAAACGAAGGCCGGTAACACCATCGGAACAGTCCATGAAATGGTGACTGTTGTGACTCGGCTGAGTCCAAGTCCTGTTGGTAGGTTAAGGTCACCATTAGGTAGCCAAGCTTCATTAGGGAGACAAACCCAGTGGGTTATGTCTTGATATGGCCCCTGCCCCATCCTTTAGATGAGAATTTGTGCGGGTTCAATGGCTGTCCATGCGATGGCATCGATATGGGCATGGGACTATTGCTTCGTGGGGGGAGGCCTTCAAGTCACGGCTACTGATTTAGGAGATAATTAATATCATTTATGGTATGCAATTATTTaaagatatatgatatgtgatcatgtatgcataaaattcatggtAAAGTAATTGTAGTGGAACATTATATTAAATCATACTAACACAATCATAATTGTATGTTAACGacatttttcttatataatcatttaaataaattttatatttaaataactaCAAATTTTATctgaattaataaaatttaaattgttgtgatTACTCTTAAGCGATTTATTTAAAAccttaataataacaaaatatgtaCAAACTATAAATAATTGCagacatgattttttttctctcaagtTATCTACCGGAACGAGTTTAGTAACTAATCTTTTGCATTCAATTACAAACAtgatttaataaaacataaatatgttaaaaaaagatttagatgtaattatttaaaagactatttattttaaataattgtcaatttatttaaatcaaataagttgAGACAGCAACTAAACTCAAGCAAATAATTTAGATCTTTAACAATGAAATCATACTTTTATACAATAAAATATATtgcatatttaaataataataaaaatttgccaAATTTAACAGTGTCGGGGCAACTTATATTcatcttaaaaattaaaagagcAAATATATATAACTGATAATTGTTTTTCTTCTCCGTTAGATTGACAGTATTGATGAATACATTAGAGGAAATACAGATATATTATATGCTTTATCAGTAGTCCTTGCTTGATAAAAGCATATAATCAATGGCTACGGTCCTTAAATATACACATAAATTATTTGGTTTATCCAACCAATCAAATACATCCTGATGACAAATAGCGgcgaagttaaaaaaaaaaaatagagaggcagatttaaattatatatttcactattttaatagcctctatttttataatttttaaaagattaaattaaaattttattatttttggagaTTAAAGTGTCATTTaactattaataatttaaaattttataaattacaaaaagcaataaattaataaaaaaaaatcattttaagggGCCGAGTTACTGCCACTAGTAATAAGAAAAAACAACAATCAAATACatccaaaacataattatgaaaaaattagcCTCCACCCATGCATCCAATATTTCACCCAAATAATAATACCTTACGGCTTCAACATATTGATTGATTACATTATGTTAGATTAATATAGAGATCAAGGataaataattttgagatttttaattGCATGTTAAGTTATTATTTCAAACTTGATTATTTAGGAagcatatttttatgttttggaccTATCTTTGATACCACATGTATGAATTCATGTTTATCTCCGATCATTGTTCATCAAATCATGAACTCTAATTATTTCTCTTATATACTTGTCTTTGTCTTCTAATCTACATCTTTTCTATTAAGTTACTTTTTAATGATATATTAAACTAAAGAGCTATACTAGAAAATTTGATTAGAGTTAAATTCCTAATAAATAGTTTAGGTATTTTTATCATTGAGGTTTTACTTTGATTAGAATTTATAAGTAtaatatagataaaataataattatcttatttaattaatttatcaatagGCCTCATTAAGTATGCTTGTCTCTCAATTCTTGATCAAAACAATAACTCAAATTTTATATAGTCCATTGtcacaaataaattaattaataatattcttTGCCCTGTAATTTTCAAATTActagttaaaaaatttatttcaatctaCTTACAAATTTTGTCTGATGTTTTCTTTTTGATAGAAAGCAACTTTTATTTATAAACCATAAACGACAATGAATATATATAGGTTGTGTCAGAAATTACCAAATATGCATCATCTTGATCAATCGTTAATGAATGCATTCTAACCTACCACTCTCAAACTACATTGATGACAAACTTCCACCACCCAATATGACAATGCTTAAGGCCCTCAAAAGACCCTTACTAATCAGTGATGCACGTATCTAATCCCCATATGGCTCAATGTCCTCATTTTCATCTTAGAAATTAAAACCAAACATACGAGTATTAACACATGAATGACCAAGTTGTCTTTCCTTAGTTTACTTATTATTTAGCAGCAATTGCTTATTACTtcattgtttgtttttatttaaacaaTTCTTCACCAAAATAGGAGAATTCATTggttacttttttatttaattatttctttctcATTAATAAAATGGATGAGCTTTTTTATCATTCTTACTGTGCTCTTATGGTATCAGAGTCATCTAGTATCCTATAAAAAAACAATGTTATTCTTTTTCCTTCTCCTTGCTATCATTACACCCTTAAAATCTTTCTCACTCCCCTCTAATGGCATCAATATAATTTAACCTAACCATGACCAACCCATTTGGTTCAATTTAATTCAGGATCTTATTTTGAAGCTTACAAGTATATGCAGAATTACAAGCAACACATCTTTGAATCAAATATAGTCAAAATCAAGCATTACATAGGGTAATCGAACTAATATCCAAAATACATCTAAAACCAAATAAACTTTGTCTATAGGAAAGCTCAAGTTGAATATCTCATGCTTGGCTATGACTTTAATTCTTACTTAGACGACACCATAATTGTTTCCTCCAACATCATCACCGTCAACAATTTTCAAAGCCCTAAAAATAAATTTGGTTTTGATAAGATTAGTTGATCCACAATGCCTTAATGGTATTAGATGATCTTATTATTACCTTTACGATCACCATAGAGAGTAACAGTAGAtatgtaatagcctatttttcaaTCGTGTCGAAAATGGTGGTTTTGGAACACCATTTTCGATGTTCAAGTCCGTAAAtgttattaatatttacgaggttattagaaagattaattaaaacttggtcctttaattttgtcaattggatagctaattaaggtacaatggctaaattgtaaaagtgataaaagttaatcactatggATTTTTTAGTTAACGGAAGGACCAATTGAAAATTTGGaccctttttttaaattttcaaattgtgGTGGAAGACATTTAATATGCACTAAGTTTTTTAATTaggcttaagtttaattaaacaattgttaaatagattaattataattaattataatttaactaaagtgtataatctaaaattgaaaaaaaatccattttcaTGTATCTTCTTCAGCCTTGTTGTGGCCAAAAGAAGAACTTAGGTTTCAAGCATTTCAAACTTTTAACATTAATTGGACCctcttttatgtttttgaggtcctgggagcttgatttagttagcccgtgtaccaatttgcaaaactgttaaagttttcaaaagttgtCATTGATGATTGCTTGATGAAATTGGTACTAAATtattaga
This window encodes:
- the LOC107916708 gene encoding ER lumen protein-retaining receptor erd-2.2 isoform X1 (The sequence of the model RefSeq protein was modified relative to this genomic sequence to represent the inferred CDS: added 189 bases not found in genome assembly), with translation MEYDIHTLLDLATLATTLWVIYMIRFKLKSSYMEDKDNFVIYYVVVPCAVLALCIHPTTSHNLLNRISWAFCVYLEAASVLPQLRVMQNTKIVEPFTAHYVFALGVARFLSCAHWVLQVLDSRGRLLVALGYGLWPSMVLISEIVQTFILADFCYFYIKSVFGGQLVLRLPSGVV
- the LOC107916708 gene encoding ER lumen protein-retaining receptor erd-2.2 isoform X2 (The sequence of the model RefSeq protein was modified relative to this genomic sequence to represent the inferred CDS: added 189 bases not found in genome assembly), with the protein product MEYDIHTLLDLATLATTLWVIYMIRFKLKSSYMEDKDNFVIYYVVVPCAVLALCIHPTTSHNLLNRISWAFCVYLEAASVLPQLRVMQNTKIVEPFTAHYVFALGVARFLSCAHWVLQVLDSRGRLLVALGYGLWPSMVLISEIVQTFILADFCYFYIKSLFSVYPLGWSK